A genomic region of Rhipicephalus sanguineus isolate Rsan-2018 chromosome 1, BIME_Rsan_1.4, whole genome shotgun sequence contains the following coding sequences:
- the LOC119386510 gene encoding uncharacterized protein LOC119386510, whose amino-acid sequence MAFWTILLAAVAVLLLSTDDSLAQMKGNICEMDEARITELLDCILSKSPKGTLELWENTKAMFGGKSPAQAVLSMCSASPGAGETLISEFTNQQTRADKPKFKKALKDCSS is encoded by the exons ATGGCGTTCTGGACCATTCTTCTCGCCGCCGTGGCGGTCCTGTTACTTTCTACCGACGACTCCCTGGCGCAAATGAAAGGGAATATCTGCG AGATGGACGAAGCCAGGATTACGGAGCTCTTGGACTGCATTTTGTCCAAGTCGCCGAAAGGG ACGCTGGAGTTGTGGGAGAACACCAAGGCCATGTTTGGGGGCAAGTCACCGGCCCAGGCCGTTCTGTCGATGTGCAGCGCCTCCCCTGGGGCGGGCGAAACCCTG ATTTCAGAATTCACGAACCAGCAAACT AGAGCAGACAAGCCGAAGTTCAAGAAGGCTCTCAAGGACTGCAGCTCTTGA